A part of Miscanthus floridulus cultivar M001 chromosome 6, ASM1932011v1, whole genome shotgun sequence genomic DNA contains:
- the LOC136458444 gene encoding leucine-rich repeat extensin-like protein 4: MTTPRRNTTLPILLVFLLLAPHLLATPAAAAFASRGLSASDAAHIRRRQLLQYHGGSGAGDDGSDVVVDPSYAFPNPRLRDAYVALQAWRRAILSDPYNVTGSWTGPDVCAYAGVYCARSPQDPDLTVVASVDLNHADLAGHLPEALGRLADLAVLHLNSNRFCGLVPQSLHRLHALHELDLSNNRLVGGFPDVVLRLPSLRYLDLRFNDFEGPVPSELFDRPLDAIFINSNRFRFQIPDNVGNSPASVLVLANNDFGGCLPASVANMSDTLNEIILMNTGLKSCVPPELGALTGLTVLDLSFNKLMGAIPDELASLHSVEQLDLGHNRLVGDVPEGICRLPHLQNFTYSYNFITGEPPTCLHVKSLNDRRNCIPYRPDQRSPEQCRFFKNHHVNCDAFKCKKFILPSPPLPPPSPPPPSPPPPSPSPPPPSPPPPSPPPPSPSPPPPSPPPPSPPPPSPPPPSPSPPPPSPPPPSPPPPSPSPPPPSPPPPSSPPPSPSPPPPYYEVSPEERYLSPPPPAYTEVPPPPYYEVSPEDRYLSPPPPAHHESPPPPPPVHHEPPPPPYYEVSPEDRYLSPPPPSPASLPKYDYSSPPPPRALPKLPVYDYSSPPPPAAGWTP; this comes from the coding sequence ATGACGACGCCACGGCGCAACACGACCCTGCCCATCCTCCTGGTCTTCCTCCTGCTCGCGCCGCACCTCCTCGCcacaccagcggcggcggcgttcgcCAGCCGGGGCCTGAGCGCGTCCGACGCCGCGCACATCAGGCGGCGCCAGCTGCTGCAGTAccacggcggcagcggcgccggcGACGATGGCAGCGACGTGGTGGTGGACCCGTCGTACGCGTTCCCGAACCCGCGCCTCCGCGACGCGTACGTGGCGCTGCAGGCGTGGCGGCGCGCCATCCTCTCCGACCCCTACAACGTGACGGGCTCGTGGACGGGGCCCGACGTGTGCGCCTACGCCGGCGTCTACTGCGCGCGCTCGCCGCAGGACCCGGACCTCACCGTCGTCGCCTCCGTGGACCTCAACCACGCCGACCTTGCGGGGCACCTGCCCGAGGCGCTGGGCCGGCTCGCCGACCTCGCCGTGCTCCACCTCAACTCCAACCGCTTCTGCGGCCTCGTGCCCCAGTCGCTCCACAGGCTGCACGCGCTCCACGAGCTCGACCTCAGCAACAACCGCCTCGTCGGCGGCTTCCCCGACGTCGTGCTCCGCTTGCCCAGCCTGAGGTACCTCGACCTCCGCTTCAACGACTTCGAGGGCCCCGTGCCCAGCGAGCTCTTCGACCGCCCGCTCGACGCCATCTTCATCAACTCCAACCGGTTCCGCTTCCAGATCCCCGACAACGTCGGCAACTCGCCGGCCtccgtgctcgtgctcgccaaCAACGACTTCGGCGGCTGCCTCCCGGCGTCCGTCGCCAACATGTCGGACACGCTCAACGAGATCATCCTCATGAACACGGGGCTCAAGTCCTGCGTCCCGCCGGAGCTCGGCGCGCTCACGGGCCTCACCGTGCTCGACCTcagcttcaacaagctcatgggcGCCATCCCCGACGAGCTCGCAAGCCTCCACAGCGTCGAGCAGCTGGACCTCGGACACAACCGCCTCGTCGGGGACGTGCCGGAGGGGATCTGCCGCCTACCGCACCTCCAGAACTTCACCTACTCCTACAACTTCATCACCGGCGAGCCGCCCACCTGCCTACACGTCAAGAGCCTCAACGACCGCCGGAACTGCATCCCCTACCGCCCCGACCAGAGGTCGCCGGAGCAGTGCCGCTTCTTCAAGAACCACCACGTCAACTGCGATGCCTTCAAGTGCAAGAAATTCATCCTGCCGTCGCCGCCCCTGCCGCCACCGTCCcctcctccgccatcaccaccTCCACCGTCGCCGTCTCCACCACCGCCTTCGCCTCCGCCACCATCGCCTCCGCCGCCATCACCATCCCCACCCCCACCGTCGCCTCCGCCACCTTCACCTCCTCCGCCGTCTCCTCCACCCCCATCGCCAtcccctcctcccccttctcccccaCCGCCTTCTCCTCCACCCCCATCCCCatcacctcctcctccttctcccccACCGCCGTCTTCACCTCCGCCATCTCCATCACCGCCACCTCCCTACTACGAAGTGTCACCAGAGGAACGGTACCTCTCCCCGCCGCCTCCTGCCTACACTGAGGTCCCACCGCCGCCCTACTACGAGGTGTCACCGGAGGACCGGTACCTCTCGCCGCCTCCACCAGCGCACCAcgagtcgccgccgccgccgcctccagtcCACCACGAGCCGCCACCTCCGCCCTACTACGAGGTGTCTCCGGAGGACCGGTACCTCTCGCCACCGCCACCATCCCCGGCTAGCTTGCCCAAGTACGACTACTCGTCACCTCCGCCGCCACGAGCATTGCCCAAGCTGCCTGTGTACGACTactcatcgccgccgccgccggcggctggTTGGACACCATAA
- the LOC136460745 gene encoding uncharacterized protein produces the protein MEVLQEEMAMRTLMQALQEEMEGDSNEGQGGNDAFVKNGWDDFNKKDRLRDHVGTRPNSFHNTAVKRCNNLMKPDQSIANAINKQRDVTKEEYLARLNTSIDATRFLLHQGLAFRGHDESEKSKNKGNFRELVQLLAKQNEKTKKIILRNAQMVSPAIQKDIANYFAEIIVKSIVEEIGGDVFYLLVDESADVSGKEQMAVVLRYVDKLGLIKERLIGVVHVSETSASCLKSNIDNIFAKYGLSMTQVRGQGYDGASNMIGEFNGLRALIMRENSSAYYIHCFAHQLQLVIVAVAKKNDDISVFFDMVSLRINVAGASCKRKDMIRESQQERVSKAICSGQLTSGTGLNQEQSLQRAGDTRWSSHYKTLLRISSLFPDVIEVLKYVEKGPTDAKRRQARGLLDYMKDFDFVFSLKLMLLILGHANSLSLSLQRKDKDILEAMTEVKITKQKFQQLRDDGWDSLLEDVMSFCEAHGIPKLDMEQEYIDRHKPRQRTGRTNYQHYKYDCLNPIIDLQLTEFNDRFNEVNSELLTNVAAFNPKNSFDAFKYESLLELAKAYPSDFDSNQLDDLSLELNIYIDNVRADPRFTQLDTISELGSLMVSTKKHIAFPLVYRLLKLVLVLPIATASVEICFSVVKIVKTDLRNCIGDEFMNDCVVCFVEQEFLDAIPNDDVIVRFQNMDDRTRRVKL, from the exons ATGGAGGTGCTTCAAGAGGAGATGGCGATGAGAACCCTGATGCAGGCACTTCAAGAAGAGATGGAAGG AGATTCTAATGAGGGCCAAGGTGGGAATGATGCATTTGTGAAAAATGGTTGGGATGACTTTAACAAAAAGGACAGGCTTCGAGATCATGTAGGCACCCGACCTAATAGTTTTCATAACACAGCAGTTAAAAGATGCAACAATTTGATGAAGCCTGATCAATCCATTGCTAATGCTATCAACAAGCAGAGAGATGTCACTAAAGAAGAGTATCTTGCTAGATTGAATACTTCTATTGATGCTACTCGATTCCTGTTGCATCAAGGTTTAGCTTTTCGTGGTCATGATGAGTCAGAGAAGTCCAAAAATAAAGGAAATTTTCGAGAATTGGTACAGCTTTTGGCAAAGCAAAATGAGAAAACAAAAAAGATTATTCTAAGGAATGCTCAAATGGTGTCTCCAGCCATACAGAAGGATATTGCAAACTATTTTGCTGAG ATAATAGTAAAATCTATTGTTGAAGAAATCGGTGGCGATGTATTTTACTTATTGGTAGATGAGTCAGCTGATGTCTCAGGCAAGGAACAAATGGCAGTGGTTTTGAGATATGTCGACAAGCTTGGGTTAATAAAAGAGAGACTTATTGGTGTTGTTCATGTGAGTGAGACCTCAGCTTCATGTCTTAAATCTAATATTGATAATATATTCGCTAAGTATGGATTGAGCATGACACAAGTTAGAGGCCAAGGCTACGATGGAGCAAGCAACATGATAGGTGAGTTTAATGGATTAAGAGCTTTAATCATGAGGGAAAATAGCTCTGCATATTATATCCACTGTTTTGCTCATCAGTTACAGTTAGTCATTGTCGCAGTAGCAAAAAAGAATGATGATataagtgttttttttgacatggTATCTCTACGGATTAATGTTGCTGGAGCCTCTTGCAAAAGAAAGGATATGATTAGAGAAAGTCAACAGGAGAGAGTCAGTAAAGCAATATGCAGTGGACAACTCACAAGTGGAACTGGATTAAATCAAGAACAATCGCTTCAAAGAGCCGGTGATACTCGTTGGTCCTCTCATTATAAAACCCTTCTGAGGATAAGTAGTTTATTCCCTGATGTCATTGAAGTGCTCAAATATGTTGAAAAAGGTCCAACTGATGCAAAGAGACGCCAAGCTCGTGGCCTCTTGGACTATATGAAGGATTTTGATTTTGTGTTCAGCTTGAAACTAATGTTGCTTATTCTAGGACATGCAaattcattgtcactatcactacaGAGGAAAGATAAAGACATCTTAGAGGCCATGACAGAGgtcaaaataacaaaacaaaaatTTCAGCAACTAAGGGATGATGGTTGGGATTCTTTATTAGAGGATGTAATGTCCTTTTGTGAAGCTCACGGCATCCCAAAGTTGGATATGGAACAAGAGTACATTGATCGACACAAACCAAGGCAAAGGACCGGCCGCACAAACTATCAACACTATAAGTATGATTGCTTGAACCCAATTATTGATTTGCAGCTTACAGAATTTAATGATCGTTTCAATGAGGTAAATTCTGAATTGCTTACCAATGTTGCTGCTTTCAATCCCAAGAATTCTTTTGATGCTTTCAAATATGAGAGTTTGCTGGAGTTGGCAAAGGCATATCCTAGTGATTTTGATTCAAATCAGCTAGACGATCTTAGTCTTGAGCTTAATATTTACATTGATAATGTACGAGCCGATCCAAGATTTACCCAACTGGATACTATTTCTGAACTTGGTAGTCTGATGGTCAGTACAAAAAAACATATTGCTTTTCCTTTGGTATATCGACTCCTCAAACTTGTGCTAGTTCTTCCTATTGCCACAGCATCAGTGGAAATATGTTTTTCTGTGGTGAAAATTGTGAAGACGGATCTACGGAACTGTATTGGGGATGAATTTATGAATGACTGTGTCGTTTGCTTCGTGGAACAAGAATTTCTTGATGCAATTCCAAATGATGATGTCATAGTTCGATTTCAGAATATGGATGATCGTACCCGTAGAGTGAAATTATAA
- the LOC136458445 gene encoding uncharacterized protein, which translates to MPAGRAVAMAAMVAAAAALPLLTDGAYADCYNYCFNDCISKDKSMRDYCGYACDKTCAPDAALWRPIAGLPINCQVACVRGSCHRRREDGNDMKACYGQCYDRCETKAGLPRPLRAGAGVGAVRPAALPDHPFDEKQDAVRPAALPDHPFHEKQDTVRPAALLDHPFHEKQDAVWPAALPDHPFHKKQDIVRPAALPDHPFHEKQDAVHPAALPDHPFHKKQQDAVWPAALPDHPFHKKLDVFSPAALPDHPFHKMHDAVKPTGEPDPGHVISPAWGPVRP; encoded by the exons ATGCCTGCCGGACGAGCGGTCGcaatggcggccatggtggcggcggcggcggcgctgccgctGCTCACGGATGGCGCGTACGCGGACTGCTACAACTACTGCTTCAACGACTGCATCTCCAAGGACAAGTCCATGAGAGACTACTGCGGCTACGCCTGCGACAAGACCTGCGCGCCCGACGCCGCGCTCTGGCGCCCCATCGCCGGGCTCCCCATAAACTGCCAGGTCGCCTGCGTCAGGGGGTCCTGCCACCGTCGCCGTGAAG ATGGCAACGACATGAAGGCCTGCTACGGGCAGTGCTACGACCGCTGCGAGACCAAGGCCGGCCTGCCGAGGCCTCTCCGCGCAGGCGCTGGCGTTGGCGCTGTCCGGCCGGCGGCATTGCCCGACCATCCATTCGACGAGAAGCAGGACGCTGTCCGGCCGGCGGCGTTGCCCGACCACCCATTCCACGAGAAGCAGGACACTGTCCGGCCGGCGGCGTTGCTCGACCATCCATTCCACGAGAAGCAGGACGCGGTCTGGCCGGCAGCGTTGCCCGATCACCCGTTCCACAAGAAGCAAGACATTGTCCGGCCGGCAGCATTGCCGGACCACCCGTTCCACGAGAAGCAGGACGCTGTCCATCCGGCGGCGTTGCCCGATCACCCATTCCACAAGAAGCAGCAGGACGCTGTCTGGCCGGCGGCGTTGCCCGATCACCCATTCCACAAGAAGCTGGATGTTTTCAGCCCGGCGGCGTTGCCGGACCACCCCTTCCACAAGATGCACGACGCGGTCAAGCCGACAGGGGAGCCGGATCCAGGACACGTCATCTCTCCGGCATGGGGCCCCGTCCGCCCCTAA
- the LOC136458446 gene encoding formin-like protein 14, translating to MACSKAVLLAALLAVAALSSAAAWEDYDHHMYHKCYRSCMRKCDDDYDDDDDDAFKNGIRPVAVSVSDDDHDHDDHHDHDDHDHDDHDHDDHHDDHGEHHDDDDDDDDDDDDDDDYDECRVECTEDCIDYVPGICYHHCVSRSCLYLPPYSYRRTACFHRCGHRCYHHGHHHHHHHHHHHNDYDDDDDDDDDDDDDHHDGPTPSPPKPGPKPKPPKPGPTPKPPRPSPTPETPPIQQKPRQPSTPKPPQKPTPPSTPKPPPKPASPSTPKPQPKPSTPSSTPKPPLKFVAPSIPKPAPSSTTKPPPKPTTSSTWKPPLESVAPPKPPLKQTNPTPELALSNTPKSPKPPAPPSRPKPPHSAPKPPAPPSTPKLATPKPLKPSPRSQS from the exons ATGGCGTGCTCCAAGGCGGTGCTGCTCGCCGCCCTCCTTGCCGTCGCAGCGCTCTCCTCCGCCGCGGCGTGGGAGGACTACGACCACCACATGTACCACAAGTGCTACAGGTCCTGCATGAGGAAGTGCGACgacgactacgacgacgacgacgatgatgcctTCAAGAATGGCATCCGCCCCGTTGCAGTCTCCGTGTCCGATGATGATCACGACCATGACGACCACCACGATCATGACGACCACGACCATGACGACCACGACCATGATGACCACCACGACGACCATGGCGAACAccatgacgatgatgacgacgacgacgatgacgacgacgacgacgacgactacgATGAGTGCCGGGTGGAGTGCACCGAGGACTGCATCGACTACGTGCCCGGCATTTGTTACCACCACTGCGTCTCCCGCTCCTGTCTTTACTTGCCACCAT ATAGCTACCGGAGAACGGCTTGCTTCCATCGATGCGGCCACAGATGCTACCACCATggccaccaccatcatcaccatcaccaccaccaccacaacgactatgacgatgacgatgacgatgatgatgatgatgatgatgaccaccACGATGGCCCAACACCAAGCCCACCTAAACCTGGACCCAAGCCGAAACCACCCAAGCCAGGGCCAACGCccaagccaccgaggcctagtcCAACGCCGGAGACACCGCCCATACAGCAGAAGCCCAGACAGCCAAGCACCCCGAAGCCACCACAAAAGCCGACACCGCCTAGTACACCGAAGCCACCACCAAAACCGGCATCACCGAGTACACCGAAGCCACAACCGAAGCCGTCCACACCGTCTAGTACCCCGAAGCCACCACTAAAGTTTGTAGCGCCAAGTATCCCGAAGCCGGCACCGTCGAGTACCACAAAACCACCACCGAAGCCGACAACGTCTAGTACATGGAAACCACCACTAGAGTCAGTAGCACCCCCGAAACCACCACTGAAGCAGACAAATCCAACACCAGAACTGGCATTGTCCAATACTCCGAAGTCACCAAAGCCACCAGCACCGCCCAGTAGACCAAAGCCACCTCATAGTGCACCGAAGCCACCGGCACCGCCCAGTACACCGAAGCTAGCAACTCCTAAGCCGCTGAAGCCTTCACCGAGGAGCCAAAGCTAG